Proteins encoded by one window of Electrophorus electricus isolate fEleEle1 chromosome 17, fEleEle1.pri, whole genome shotgun sequence:
- the LOC113581181 gene encoding solute carrier family 46 member 3, translated as MGWQNAIELVVGLHALAMFMTYPLLQQYVHQRLWQQLGGYAYSTSMDRSLCTSNSSNLSLHQAVQRETSRFLLHSELCFLLPGLVSSLFLVSYSDWRGRKAAIVPPLVGDLLFTLTYFVVSRFSLSLGYLLGASFLAGILGGPGSLIGGCFCYVADRSAEGPPESRTVRMARLDAVLGTLSGLGSLCTGFYVRAAGFSWPFLSASALHLLNLLYVLAILQEPSARPGHGPAPKPSASGPRSATEPTHLSPAQAIAGRLQGIYLLFASSTQRRNTGLLLMLSAFSFYKVSKLGGMSMVILYELNAPLCWSEVLIGYGAALSTLIYLSSFAGVAVLSRWLPDPCITLLGMFSLASGLCLAAFAKTTLLMFLVRLPLLLSIMPAPVMRSMMSKLVRSSEQGTVFACVAFVEMLSMAVALPLFTSTYAATVSWFSGFSFLLAASLTLIPAILIGTTLWLRLDVGEESDRLTPEDDAEDSARPAEVIQLPQWHK; from the exons ATGGGGTGGCAGAATGCAATCGAGCTCGTGGTGGGCCTGCATGCTTTGGCCATGTTCATGACCTACCCGTTGCTCCAGCAGTATGTGCACCAGAGGCTATGGCAGCAGTTGGGTGGCTACGCCTACTCCACCAGCATGGACCGGTCTCTCTGCACAAGCAACTCCAGTAACCTGAGCCTTCATCAG GCCGTGCAGAGGGAGACGTCACGCTTCCTCCTGCATAGTGAGCTGTGCTTCCTCCTTCCCGGCCTGGTCTCATCTCTGTTCCTCGTGTCGTACAGCGACTGGCGAGGGCGGAAGGCAGCCATTGTGCCGCCGCTTGTGGGTGACCTCCTCTTCACACTCACTTATTTTGTGGTGAGCAGATTCTCGCTCAGCCTCGGATACCTGCTGGGTGCCTCCTTCCTCGCCGGGATACTCGGCGGTCCCGGCTCGCTGATCGGAGGTTGCTTCTGTTACGTGGCCGACCGCAGCGCAGAGGGGCCGCCTGAGTCGAGGACCGTCCGGATGGCCCGCCTGGACGCCGTGCTGGGTACACTGTCTGGCCTTGGCTCACTTTGCACGGGGTTCTACGTCAGAGCAGCCGGCTTCAGCTGGCCCTTCCTCTCCGCGTCCGCGCTTCATCTGCTCAATCTGCTGTACGTGCTTGCGATCCTGCAGGAGCCTTCGGCTCGTCCTGGCCACGGCCCAGCCCCCAAGCCCAGCGCCTCCGGTCCCAGGTCTGCCACCGAGCCCACTCATCTGAGCCCTGCTCAGGCCATCGCCGGCCGTCTGCAGGGCATCTACCTGCTGTTTGCATCTTCCACGCAGAGACGAAACACAGGGTTGCTGCTCATGTTGAGCGCCTTCAGCTTCTACAAG GTGTCCAAGCTGGGCGGCATGTCCATGGTCATTCTGTATGAGCTGAACGCTCCGCTGTGCTGGAGTGAGGTGCTCATTGGCTACGGAGCTGCTCTTTCCACACTGATCTACCTGAGCAGCTTTGCAGGTGTGGCCGTGCTCTCCCGATGGTTGCCAGACCCCTGCATCACCCTCCTTGGCATGTTCTCCCTGGCCTCAGGCCTCTGCCTGGCTGCCTTTGCCAAGACCACACTGCTCATGTTTCTAG TACGATTGCCTCTTCTCCTGTCCATCATGCCTGCTCCTGTGATGCGCtccatgatgtccaaactgGTACGCAGCTCTGAACAGG GcactgtgtttgcatgcgtggcCTTTGTGGAAATGCTGAGCATGGCCGTGGCCTTACCGCTGTTCACCAGCACCTACGCTGCTACTGTCTCCTGGTTCTCAGGTTTTAGTTTTCTTCTCGCCGCCAGCCTTACCCTAATACCAGCCATTCTGATTGG TACTACACTGTGGCTTCGTCTGGATGTGGGGGAGGAGTCTGACAGACTGACTCCTGAAGACGACGCAGAGGACAGTGCAAGACCTGCCGAAGTCATTCAGCTACCACAGTGGCATAAATGA
- the stoml3b gene encoding stomatin (EPB72)-like 3b: MEMEGRAQKENRSKEDLISETKRGIGCCGWILVTLSAFFTILFFPITIFIGIKIVKEYERAVIFRLGRITAKRAKGPGIFFIIPCTDSFIKVDMRTVSFDIPPQEILTKDSVTVSVDGVVYFRVSDPIASVANVSSADYSTRLLAQTTLRNVLGTKNLSEVLSDREGISHSMQMTLDEATDAWGIKVERVEIKDVKLPHQLQRAMAAEAEAAREARAKVIAAEGEMNASRALKEASIVIAESPSALQLRYLQTLNSIAAEKNSTIIFPLPLDVLGHFMKK; encoded by the exons ATGGAAATGGAGGGTCGggcacagaaagaaaacagaagcaaagaggACTTGATCA GTGAGACTAAACGGGGCATCGGCTGCTGTGGGTGGATCCTCGTTactctctctgcttttttcACAATACTGTTCTTCCCAATCACTATTTTTATTGGCATCAAG ATTGTTAAAGAGTATGAACGTGCTGTTATATTCAGACTGGGCAGGATCACAGCCAAAAGGGCAAAGGGACCAG GTATCTTCTTCATCATTCCCTGCACAGACTCCTTTATTAAGGTGGACATGAGAACAGTCTCGTTTGACATCCCTCCACAAGAG ATCTTGACAAAGGACTCAGTGACAGTAAGTGTGGATGGAGTGGTGTACTTCCGGGTCAGTGATCCCATTGCCTCTGTGGCGAATGTGTCCAGTGCTGATTACTCCACGCGCCTGCTGGCTCAGACCACCCTCAGAAATGTCCTGGGAACCAAGAACCTGTCGGAAGTTTTGTCTGACCGTGAGGGAATTTCTCACAGCATGCAG ATGACTCTGGATGAGGCTACAGACGCATGGGGTATTAAGGTGGAGCGTGTGGAGATTAAGGATGTCAAGCTGCCCCATCAGCTCCAGAGGGCCATGGCGGCTGAAGCCGAGGCAGCCCGTGAGGCCAGAGCTAAG GTGATAGCTGCTGAGGGAGAAATGAACGCGTCACGGGCACTGAAGGAAGCTTCCATAGTGATCGCTGAGTCTCCCTCTGCTCTGCAGCTACGCTACCTGCAGACCCTCAACAGCATTGCCGCTGAAAAGAACTCCACCATCATCTTCCCCCTGCCCTTGGATGTTCTGGGCCACTTCATGAAAAAGTAA
- the proser1 gene encoding proline and serine-rich protein 1 isoform X2 yields MDKKSFDIVLDEIRKCVLTDQRIKAIEQVHGYFSSEQVIDILKYFSWAEPQIKAVKAFQHKMVAIPTTKVANILNTFTFSKDKLFVLELIALNISDAHNYRPVEDQFRVNLSEKKRARRILEQVCKVGCKAPVAMISSCGMIPGNPYPKGKPSQVTGAFPGIPPRKEGEEVNAEGKGIASRIVGPSKPSPSSYNPHRPIPYPIPPCRPHATIAPTYARPVSQQTSSSGGSGTSTVSPPNSAPPTPGTSQSQPTTPITPVFPGMVPSQNPVSHSPTTSSSVIKSPPMPTGSPQVAPNPSGYSTPVPSGLSAGPPSGRDTPSVIKAHTPSGLPGGPGVGAPPPAFHGPSRSGTPSGAPILSPRGMADSLSSQAAVLSSVKGFSPSGEPQLAPGQAKPSNVPHSVIRSYTPSGLQALPPGRSTPNLQGPGALPAGGPGTSCAPSPKPSPGPTSQAGVGYGEQPLGSVSQHSGGSGSNSPVPSAFKGPSSRSGTPSLSSLAMPNSATLARSLGLSHSSASPQPSLPASAVMAGLQGLPSTLSSQAGGSPAPPFPGLSHFPSLSTASPLPGAQSSMHSSVSSAPLPPSTAYSGLDPAGAAASSAFSLGLTTAASIFPGLAPGASPAFPGFGGSGTPAAGSPVLSSFMGLPGASSSVASVAPLQAAAVAAAAAAGVPSTSPVLPGFASAFSSNFNPALVGQPGSGLQAPGGATFPGLLSFPAGMPGFTSSPAPAALSGLHNPAMQSALLQAHTASALDSFPPQANGFGSYPPSAGAPFPLQPGLHPQLGWQ; encoded by the exons ATGGACAAGAAATCTTTTGACATCGTCTTGGACGAAATAAGAAAG TGTGTTTTGACTGATCAGAGGATCAAAGCGATAGAACAGGTGCATGGGTATTTCTCCAGTGAACAG GTGATTgacattctgaaatatttctcCTGGGCAGAACCTCAAATAAAGGCAGTAAAAGCCTTTCAACAT AAAATGGTGGCCATTCCTACAACCAAGGTTGCTAACATTTTGAACACTTTCACATTCTCAAAGGATAAACTCTTTGTGTTGGAGCTGATTGCACT GAATATATCTGATGCCCATAATTACCGCCCCGTGGAAGATCAGTTTCGTGTTAACCTCTCGGAGAAGAAACGTGCACGACGGATCCTTGAGCAG GTGTGTAAAGTGGGATGCAAGGCCCCTGTGGCGATGATCTCATCCTGTGGGATGATCCCCGGAAACCCTTATCCTAAAGGCAAACCCAGCCAGGTGACTGGAGCCTTTCCT GGAATCCCTCCCAGGAAAGAGGGTGAGGAGGTGAACGCAGAGGGGAAGGGGATTGCCAGCCGCATCGTTGGACCCAGCAAACCG TCTCCATCAAGCTACAATCCACACAGGCCTATACCGTACCCCATCCCGCCCTGCAGGCCTCACGCCACTATTGCACCAA cttATGCTCGACCCGTCAGTCAGCAGACCTCTAGCTCTGGTGGCTCCGGCACGTCCACCGTCTCCCCTCCTAAttcagctcctcccactcccGGCACCTCTCAGTCTCAGCCCACAACTCCAATCACCCCCGTCTTCCCGGGTATGGTTCCTTCTCAGAACCCTGTTAGTCATTCTCCCACCACTTCTTCCTCGGTCATCAAAAGCCCTCCTATGCCTACTGGCTCTCCTCAGGTTGCCCCTAACCCTAGTGGCTACAGCACTCCTGTTCCCTCTGGCCTCTCTGCTGGGCCACCTTCTGGCAGAGACACTCCTTCTGTTATCAAGGCTCACACCCCTTCCGGTCTGCCCGGAGGACCTGGGGTGGGTGCCCCCCCTCCAGCTTTCCATGGTCCGTCCCGTTCGGGAACGCCTTCGGGGGCCCCCATTCTCAGTCCTAGGGGTATGGCAGACTCTCTGTCTTCCCAGGCTGCGGTGCTGTCCTCTGTCAAGGGCTTCTCTCCATCTGGCGAGCCCCAGTTGGCCCCAGGGCAGGCTAAACCCTCCAACGTGCCGCATTCGGTCATCCGAAGCTACACGCCCTCAGGCCTGCAGGCACTGCCTCCTGGCCGCTCCACCCCCAACTTGCAGGGCCCGGGGGCTCTACCAGCAGGTGGACCCGGGACCTCTTGCGCCCCCAGCCCCAAGCCATCCCCTGGCCCCACGAGTCAGGCTGGCGTGGGGTACGGTGAGCAGCCCTTGGGCTCAGTGAGCCAGCACAGCGGTGGCAGTGGCAGCAACAGCCCTGTGCCCTCTGCCTTCAAAGGGCCGTCATCCCGCTCGGGCACTCCATCGCTGAGCTCTCTGGCGATGCCAAACTCTGCCACCCTGGCGCGCTCCCTGGGCCTGAGCCACAGCAGCGCCTCCCCGCAGCCCTCCCTGCCCGCATCTGCAGTCATGGCCGGCCTGCAGGGTCTCCCTAGCACCCTGTCCTCGCAGGCCGGAGGCAGCCCTGCCCCACCGTTCCCTGGCCTCTCCCACTTCCCCTCACTGTCCACAGCCTCCCCCTTGCCTGGAGCCCAGTCCTCcatgcactcctctgtctcttctgccCCGCTGCCACCCTCTACCGCCTACTCTGGCCTCGACCCCGCCGGGGCTGCAGCCTCTTCCGCCTTTAGCCTAGGACTGACCACGGCTGCCTCCATCTTCCCGGGGCTGGCCCCGGGGGCCAGCCCGGCCTTCCCTGGCTTCGGGGGCTCGGGCACCCCTGCGGCCGGTAGTCCTGTGCTCTCCTCCTTCATGGGGCTCCCAGGGGCCTCGTCGTCGGTGGCCTCGGTGGCCCCTCTCCAGGCAGCAGCTGTGGCAGCAGCTGCGGCCGCGGGCGTGCCCTCCACCTCACCCGTGCTTCCGGGCTTCGCCTCCGCATTCAGCTCCAACTTCAACCCTGCTCTGGTGGGCCAGCCTGG CAGTGGGCTCCAGGCCCCAGGAGGTGCAACGTTCCCAGGACTGCTGTCTTTTCCTGCAGGAATGCCAGGCTTTACCTCCAGCCCTGCCCCAGCCGCGCTCTCAGGCCTCCACAACCCAGCCATGCAATCCGCGCTGCTGCAG gCTCATACTGCGTCTGCGCTGGACAGCTTCCCACCCCAAGCAAACGGCTTTGGCAGCTACCCACCATCCGCAGGCGCTCCTTTCCCCCTGCAGCCGGGCCTGCACCCCCAGCTGGGCTGGCAGTGA
- the proser1 gene encoding proline and serine-rich protein 1 isoform X1, whose product MDKKSFDIVLDEIRKCVLTDQRIKAIEQVHGYFSSEQVIDILKYFSWAEPQIKAVKAFQHKMVAIPTTKVANILNTFTFSKDKLFVLELIALNISDAHNYRPVEDQFRVNLSEKKRARRILEQVCKVGCKAPVAMISSCGMIPGNPYPKGKPSQVTGAFPGIPPRKEGEEVNAEGKGIASRIVGPSKPSPSSYNPHRPIPYPIPPCRPHATIAPSAYNNAGLVTVGGVITASVPPPPYSATPKSAAYARPVSQQTSSSGGSGTSTVSPPNSAPPTPGTSQSQPTTPITPVFPGMVPSQNPVSHSPTTSSSVIKSPPMPTGSPQVAPNPSGYSTPVPSGLSAGPPSGRDTPSVIKAHTPSGLPGGPGVGAPPPAFHGPSRSGTPSGAPILSPRGMADSLSSQAAVLSSVKGFSPSGEPQLAPGQAKPSNVPHSVIRSYTPSGLQALPPGRSTPNLQGPGALPAGGPGTSCAPSPKPSPGPTSQAGVGYGEQPLGSVSQHSGGSGSNSPVPSAFKGPSSRSGTPSLSSLAMPNSATLARSLGLSHSSASPQPSLPASAVMAGLQGLPSTLSSQAGGSPAPPFPGLSHFPSLSTASPLPGAQSSMHSSVSSAPLPPSTAYSGLDPAGAAASSAFSLGLTTAASIFPGLAPGASPAFPGFGGSGTPAAGSPVLSSFMGLPGASSSVASVAPLQAAAVAAAAAAGVPSTSPVLPGFASAFSSNFNPALVGQPGSGLQAPGGATFPGLLSFPAGMPGFTSSPAPAALSGLHNPAMQSALLQAHTASALDSFPPQANGFGSYPPSAGAPFPLQPGLHPQLGWQ is encoded by the exons ATGGACAAGAAATCTTTTGACATCGTCTTGGACGAAATAAGAAAG TGTGTTTTGACTGATCAGAGGATCAAAGCGATAGAACAGGTGCATGGGTATTTCTCCAGTGAACAG GTGATTgacattctgaaatatttctcCTGGGCAGAACCTCAAATAAAGGCAGTAAAAGCCTTTCAACAT AAAATGGTGGCCATTCCTACAACCAAGGTTGCTAACATTTTGAACACTTTCACATTCTCAAAGGATAAACTCTTTGTGTTGGAGCTGATTGCACT GAATATATCTGATGCCCATAATTACCGCCCCGTGGAAGATCAGTTTCGTGTTAACCTCTCGGAGAAGAAACGTGCACGACGGATCCTTGAGCAG GTGTGTAAAGTGGGATGCAAGGCCCCTGTGGCGATGATCTCATCCTGTGGGATGATCCCCGGAAACCCTTATCCTAAAGGCAAACCCAGCCAGGTGACTGGAGCCTTTCCT GGAATCCCTCCCAGGAAAGAGGGTGAGGAGGTGAACGCAGAGGGGAAGGGGATTGCCAGCCGCATCGTTGGACCCAGCAAACCG TCTCCATCAAGCTACAATCCACACAGGCCTATACCGTACCCCATCCCGCCCTGCAGGCCTCACGCCACTATTGCACCAA GTGCGTACAACAACGCAGGCCTGGTGACAGTGGGAGGGGTCATCACAGCCAGCGTGCCCCCCCCACCCTACAGTGCCACTCCAAAGTCGGCAG cttATGCTCGACCCGTCAGTCAGCAGACCTCTAGCTCTGGTGGCTCCGGCACGTCCACCGTCTCCCCTCCTAAttcagctcctcccactcccGGCACCTCTCAGTCTCAGCCCACAACTCCAATCACCCCCGTCTTCCCGGGTATGGTTCCTTCTCAGAACCCTGTTAGTCATTCTCCCACCACTTCTTCCTCGGTCATCAAAAGCCCTCCTATGCCTACTGGCTCTCCTCAGGTTGCCCCTAACCCTAGTGGCTACAGCACTCCTGTTCCCTCTGGCCTCTCTGCTGGGCCACCTTCTGGCAGAGACACTCCTTCTGTTATCAAGGCTCACACCCCTTCCGGTCTGCCCGGAGGACCTGGGGTGGGTGCCCCCCCTCCAGCTTTCCATGGTCCGTCCCGTTCGGGAACGCCTTCGGGGGCCCCCATTCTCAGTCCTAGGGGTATGGCAGACTCTCTGTCTTCCCAGGCTGCGGTGCTGTCCTCTGTCAAGGGCTTCTCTCCATCTGGCGAGCCCCAGTTGGCCCCAGGGCAGGCTAAACCCTCCAACGTGCCGCATTCGGTCATCCGAAGCTACACGCCCTCAGGCCTGCAGGCACTGCCTCCTGGCCGCTCCACCCCCAACTTGCAGGGCCCGGGGGCTCTACCAGCAGGTGGACCCGGGACCTCTTGCGCCCCCAGCCCCAAGCCATCCCCTGGCCCCACGAGTCAGGCTGGCGTGGGGTACGGTGAGCAGCCCTTGGGCTCAGTGAGCCAGCACAGCGGTGGCAGTGGCAGCAACAGCCCTGTGCCCTCTGCCTTCAAAGGGCCGTCATCCCGCTCGGGCACTCCATCGCTGAGCTCTCTGGCGATGCCAAACTCTGCCACCCTGGCGCGCTCCCTGGGCCTGAGCCACAGCAGCGCCTCCCCGCAGCCCTCCCTGCCCGCATCTGCAGTCATGGCCGGCCTGCAGGGTCTCCCTAGCACCCTGTCCTCGCAGGCCGGAGGCAGCCCTGCCCCACCGTTCCCTGGCCTCTCCCACTTCCCCTCACTGTCCACAGCCTCCCCCTTGCCTGGAGCCCAGTCCTCcatgcactcctctgtctcttctgccCCGCTGCCACCCTCTACCGCCTACTCTGGCCTCGACCCCGCCGGGGCTGCAGCCTCTTCCGCCTTTAGCCTAGGACTGACCACGGCTGCCTCCATCTTCCCGGGGCTGGCCCCGGGGGCCAGCCCGGCCTTCCCTGGCTTCGGGGGCTCGGGCACCCCTGCGGCCGGTAGTCCTGTGCTCTCCTCCTTCATGGGGCTCCCAGGGGCCTCGTCGTCGGTGGCCTCGGTGGCCCCTCTCCAGGCAGCAGCTGTGGCAGCAGCTGCGGCCGCGGGCGTGCCCTCCACCTCACCCGTGCTTCCGGGCTTCGCCTCCGCATTCAGCTCCAACTTCAACCCTGCTCTGGTGGGCCAGCCTGG CAGTGGGCTCCAGGCCCCAGGAGGTGCAACGTTCCCAGGACTGCTGTCTTTTCCTGCAGGAATGCCAGGCTTTACCTCCAGCCCTGCCCCAGCCGCGCTCTCAGGCCTCCACAACCCAGCCATGCAATCCGCGCTGCTGCAG gCTCATACTGCGTCTGCGCTGGACAGCTTCCCACCCCAAGCAAACGGCTTTGGCAGCTACCCACCATCCGCAGGCGCTCCTTTCCCCCTGCAGCCGGGCCTGCACCCCCAGCTGGGCTGGCAGTGA